The Nicotiana tomentosiformis chromosome 2, ASM39032v3, whole genome shotgun sequence genome includes the window gaagaatcgagcaggcatattgcgcactgtctagtaaaatgcacataacctttCAACCAGAACTccatttgggctccacaatatatggttggaaagataattcaaagggctacaacttttatgtattttttttcaattcccAATAGAACAGGGTAAAAAGTGCGCGGCAAGTGCGTAGCCGCGCACTGACCGCGCATATGGGGCAGAAAGTGTGAAAAGTGCGCGGccaagtgcgcggccgcgcacgtcttGTACGGGGAAAGTATCctttttcgcgtaggagaaggtataattgtttgggcccgaccctacttggtatatatacatgaaaaataGTATTTTGAGGACTTCGACACCACTTTAGGGTAAGACAACAtccaaggaggcaagaacacgctaGGATCAAGGAGGAAGATTTAACCATGAGTTTTTCCCCTTCTTCTTCCTGCTTTTCATTGTTGGTTATGACTTTTAGTATTGTAGTATTATATACTATTATGAGTAACTAATTAATTATCTAGAtttttgatggaacctcttggaggatgaattcttattatgttttaatataatttaacctttgaatttatctatttgtcaactacgtgcttatttcagttgattgaatggccatcgattgactgtgcctatcTATTATGTGTTTCTTGagaaaggatacatatttaggtggttgttgaatagtgtcactcctaacgtatgtgagaaatcaatacagcgggtttaaaggtaggtttaaaaataacaaagccttgacgtGGTCATAGTGAGCAGTTTGATAAAGtcaactagcgtagttcgagagaatatacctagtaaattattgtagtttcttgagagagaattacgacacctaaagtgctcacgatcagtagagaatacataGGCGAAATTGTAGGAaacatagcgggaaggattccgacaattgggtaaatcataactctagacctcctgaatttagtctccaacccttagtatttGTAGTTGTTAATTTACTGCTTTAgtttattagttaattagttagatataagaatcttaatatttataacttaggaattgttcaaGCTTGTCTTCTTGGTGATAGTGAAgagttgtagctaaaccttagttctctgtgggattcgactccgaactcTTAGACCGGATTGTATTTGTAGCaatcgcttatcctttttaggactagagttgggcgtgatcaggatcctaacctaatgtgcaaatatcatggcactcacgatCAGAGGACAAAAGATTAccgacaattgagagaggaagtagcccggctattcaacaacgggcatctccgagagttcctgagcgatcgagccaagaaaaaATTTAGGAACAGAGATTTTGGTAAACAGAACAAATAGGAGGAgcctcagcacgtcatcaacatgatcatgggaggggtcgatgttccccaggggccgatgctgaagcgcaccaaagtatctatGACAAGGGAAAAGCGAACTCGGGATTATGTGTTGGAGGGAACATTGTCCTTCAATGACGAAGATGCTGAagggatcgtgcagccccacaatgatgcactggtaatatcgatacttataaataaatctcgagttaagtgtGTATTACATGATCTAGGTATCTCAGCCAACATCGTCAgttcgagggtcgtggaacagctcaGTCTACAAGATCAGATTATGCCCACTATCCGAGTCTTAAACAGGTTAAACATGGcgtgtgagaccactaaaggagaGATAACATTACTGGTGAACACCGCCGAGACCATTCAGGAAGcaaagttctatgtgattgaaggggacatgagatacaatgctttgttcgggagaccttggattcacaacatgagagcgGTCCCCTCGACTCTACACCAGGTGTTGAAGTTCCCAGTGCCGGAAGGAATAAAAACAGTTTACAAAGAATAACCGGATGCAAAAGAGATGTTCGCAATCGACGAGGAGGTACCGATATCCACACTTTCTACACCGAAGGGGCTGGATCTGGTTACCAAGGGAgagaccaaatagcaattaccaacGCCAAATCCGTCCCGACCGGAAAGGCGGGAGATGGGTGATGACGATGACTACGgggttcccaggtctttcatagcccccgatgattccgatgctactAAATAGAtggtcgaggaactggagcaagtggTATTGATCGAAcgcttgcccgatcgaaaggtatacctgggcacgaggttaaatCTCGAGCTCAGAAAAAacctcattcaatttcttatatctaacgaagattgtttcgcctggtcccaccttgatatgaccgggatcccaccggaaataaccactcagaGGCTGATCTTGGACCCTAAGTTCCACCCGATCAAGCAAAAGAGGAGGCCCCAGTccaaggtcaaacatgctttcatcaaggacgaggtatctaaactccttaaaatagggtccatctaGGAGGTAAAATACCCGGACTGGTTAGAAAACGTAGTAGTCCCCAAAAAggggaacaaattaagaatgtgtgtagattataaaaaTCTGAATAAGACGTATCCCAAGGACTcgttccctttgcctaacatcgatcgcatgatcgatgcaacggccggccacgagattctcagttttctcgacgcttattccaggtacaatcaaattcgaatggacccgggtgatcaggaaaaaacttccttcatcaccaagtacggcacctactgctataacgtgatgttGTTCGGATTAAAAGACGTCGGCGCCATTtgccaacgcctagtaaatcagatgtttgaataacaaataggaaaatcaatggaggtttacattgataatatgttggttaagtctgtgcgagcagaggaccatttgaaacatttgtagAAAACTTTCTGcctactgaagaaatacaatatgaagctgaacccggagaaatgtgcatttggagtcggatcgggtaaattcctcggattcatggtgtccaattgggggatcgagatcaatcccgataagatcaaggtcATCGAAGATATCGCTGTTGTGGACAGCGTGAAGGTCGTACAAAGGTTAACTGGACACATAGCCGCCTTGGGACAATTTATCTCGAGGTcgtccgacaagagccaccgtttcttctcactgttgaagaaaaagaataacttctcatggacccctgAATGTTAATAGATCTTGGAGGAGCTCAAGCGATATCTATTTAGCCCGGCGCTGCTCCACACGCCGAAGACTAACGAACAACTATACCTATACTTGACAGTATTGGAGATAGAgctaagtggagtcctggtccgagagGAGAAAGTAcgaaatttccaatttactatgttagtcggaCCCTTGGCGAGGCCAAAACTAGGTACCCTTACCTAGAAAAGGTGGCGCtagctttgctaagcgcctctaggaagctaaaaccgtacttccaatatcaccccatatgtgtcttAATCACTTACCCCTtgaggaatgtaatgcataaacccaAGCTCTCGGGACGGTTGGACAAATAGGCCGTAGAGATCAGTGTGTACGACATCGAATATCGGCCTCGGACCGCCATTATGGCCCAAATTTTGGCAGATTTTGTGGCCGCTTTCAcaccggccttaatacccgaggtcgaaagagagttgttattgaactcggggacctcttcgggaatctggaccctctttacggacggcgcctcaaacgcgaaggggtccggacttggaATTGTATTGAAACCGCCCGCAagtaatatagttagacaattTATCCGTAcagtaaaattgactaacaatgaagccgagtatgaagtCATGATTGCATGTCTTGAactggccaaaagcttggggggcagaggtgatcgaagctaagtgtgactccctccttgtggtgaaccaagttaatgggacctTCGAGGTCacagaagaacgaatgcaaagatacttggataaattacaggtaacATTACACTGATTCAAAGAATGGCCTCTACAACACGTGCCTTGGGAAAATAATAGCGAGGCTGATGCCCTTGCTAGCTTGGGGTCGTCGATCGAggacgatgagttcaactcgggggcggtcgtgcaactcatgagatcggtagtggaagaaggtcacgccgagataaactcaacaaacctaacttgggactggagaaacaaatatgtaGAATATCTCAGGACCGAAAAATTGCCTTCGGACCCTAAGGAATTGAGGACTCTGCGTACGAAGGTAGCCCGGTTCAGCCTATCCGAAGATGGTACATTGTTTCGGAGAACGTTTGATGGcccactcgcaatatgtctaggacccGGGGACACCGAATACGTTCTGAGGAAAATCCAGAAAGGCAGCTGCGGAAACCATTCGGGCGCCGAATCATTAGTTCAGAAAATAATCAGAGCCGACTACTATTAGATAGACATGGAAAAGGATgcaaaggagttcgtacgaaaatgtgatggaTGTCAAAGGCATACtctgatgattcatcagcccgtgGAACTACTACATTCGGTCTTGCCACCGtgtccattcatgaaatgagggatggacatcgtcggcccccttccatgggcactcggtaaggcttaatttatattatttatgactgactatttttctaaatgggtggaatcCCAGGCGTTTGAAAAAggcagggagaaggaagtcattgatttcatctgggatcatataatatgtcggttcggaatgccggccgagatcgtgtaTGACAACGGGAAATAATTCGTCGGCAgtaaagtaagcaagtttctcgaagatcataaaatcaaaagaatcatGTCGACgtcctatcaccctagtgggaacgggcaaacGGAATCCACGAACAAAACTATACTACAGAACCTCAAAAAGAGATTGACTGATGTCAAagggaaatggaaagaaatcttgcctCGAAGTCCTGTGGgaataccgtacgacctcgaagtccagtaccggggtcACCCCATTCTCATTAGTCTACGGCGCCAAAGCCCTAATACTGGTTAAAGTCGGAaaaccaagtctcaggttccgatatgcaaccaaagaatcaaacaatgagaccatgaatacgaacctagaactattagatgaaaggcgtgaagccgCCCTCGTTagaatggccgcccaaaagcaacggatcgagaggtattacaatcgaagagccaaacTTTGACACTTCAATATCGAGGACTTAATGTTGAGGAAGGTCACATTAAACACTcggaacccgaacgaaggaaagctgggaccgaactgggaaggttcatatcaaattatcgagaacACCGAAAAAGGGTCGTACAAACTCAGAACAATGAACGGTgaacaactaccgaacaactggaacgtaacTCACTTGAAATGATATTACTGATAAGGTACGATCCCGATCACTTCTTTTATTTATCTAcattttggactaacacttgcaggtagaCATCAAAGAATGACATAATTTtctaggcctgaaagcacgcattgcactctttttcccttgaaccggttttgtcccaaatgggttttccgtcaaggtttttaacgaggcaacaatggatcgtgctaacttagaatcaaagaccggttatcaacagtattcgaggcttcTCTACGATCAACCCCGAACACTGGGGGACATTACTCTTAGAAAACCGATTTACGATTttggcaaggaaagaaactttgtgctgGTCTAGGCTCGATcaataggatttactgtaagggccaaacggtcaaatgaaccgtgcccacatagatcaCCAGAGCCCGAACACAAAACTTGAACACATGTATAACTTTGTATATTATTACGCACAAAATTGaaaggaagtttctaccttgcggataaatattttgCCCTTTGAAAATTTTTCCTTTTACATTTGATTCCCCGAAGAAATCGATCCCAAGGGCCACTTCACGCAGGGATTGCCTCCCAAGGCCGGTTCGGACATCCCGTGATAATAAAATCCGGGGGCACAAAGTTTATTTGGCAGTGtccgaactttaaaggctacggccaaccCTATTTGAGAATGGTTATCTCAGTTAAGCCCGGATGACTCGGTGTAACAAGCCCACTAGGTAACATCCGAACTAGAAAGGCTACTGCCGTACTAAacagctcggagacgtccgacacccgtaacaaaaaacaaggccttcaaaaatttctaaaccggttcaaaaTGCTACCCTCGGcaactataatctaaaaaattCTAAATACTTTGGGGAAAGCTCCCAGTCATACCGAGCACCCATGAagtcttaaacaaaataatatcaaaggcGAGGCCTGTTTGAACCTCCGAACATGAccttaattattacatgctaaggtatttctatattttcaaacataaagaataaagcaaagggaaataaacttaaaaactgtcgaagggaaaaaagaagccttatatatattatatatgaaaagatccttacaaaggccaaacggccttgaCAAAAATAAAAGggtacaaaaatacaaaagtatGAAAACAAAGGAAAATATACAAGGCACTTAAACGGCCTAGTCTTCACTGGAGCCCGCCTCGTAGCCAGGGTCTTCGGAGTCCCCTCCACCCTTGGATCCGCTCGAACCCTTGAAGTCTTCTTCATCCTCGGGTACGCCAATTTCTTGGCCTTGTCTTCGAGTCCCTTAGCACTGTCGATCTCAGCCGATAAATCGAATCCCCGAGCATGAatttcctcgagggcctccctttaGGACTACCGCTTCGCGTGTTCGACAATATCTTTCAGTTGGTCCTGGGCCGCCTCGGCATCAGCCTTATATTGGGCTACTAGCTCGTTGGCATCAGCTTTGGTCACTGCAACCACCGACTTAGCCGTTTCGAGCTCCTTGGCAAGAGTTTATCGATCGGAGATGGCCAAGCTTAGCTGAGACTAGAGCTCCTCAATTTTTTGTGCTAGCGCCTCGACCTTTTCCTTTGTCGCCCGAAGCTGGACCTCTGCCGAGGTCAACTGCGCCCGAGCAGTCTCCTTTTTTCGAGGCCATGCGATCCATCCTTCCTCTCCATTCTTCGGCCTCGGCCTTCACTGCATCCATCTCGGCTCGTAGTTGGTCGATCCGatcgatcttctgttggacctgtgGATTCTGACCAATAGTCACCGTGTCTAtctcatcgtcactaacttcaaatatttttacctattCAACCAGatcggcatgctccttccgaaccacctccaactcagctcggaggctcttagcctctcCTTCACGTTGTTCACTAAGGAGTTTGTAAGTATCTCTCTTCTTAGTGAGCCCTCAGACTTCGGCTTCAAGCTGGTTCAATTCGTCCCGATACCGAAGAAAAGTTTcatggtgaagcaccgaggcctacaaatacaaagaaaaatGTTAGTGTTATCTATGAATTAGTCTAAGTACAAATTGAAGTCATCAAGAGATATCTGAAGTTACCCAGTTTAGCACctattgtgcttcgttgaacaagcaGGTCGTGTCTACCTCAATCATCTTAGCTTGGTCTTTTTCGGTTACCAGACACCAAAGGTAACTGCCCACCCCTACGGGAGTGAAGATgactcgggcatcctccggaatgGAGATGATGATAGATCGATTCCGGTCAGGATCCACACTCGGAGCTAGGAACCGATTCATTAGTTTCGGGCTCGAGAAAGGCCCGTTTACTCCCGAAGATGGACACTTCTTCAatacctctaagtcacccaatccggtgaCGTCCTCCGTGGTGGTGGAATCCACGCCATCGAAAAAGCCGCGGAAGGGTTCGTCCGACCCATGGGCCCCCTCGTTAGGACATTTTTTTCACCGTTTGGGCCTCGTTATACATGGAATCAGTGAACGAGGGTGATTcagtgatgtctatcacaccgagTACTTCCTTAAAGACACTGCCCGCTTCCCGGGAAGCCTCAGCCCCGGCCTCCTCATCGACCTCCTTAACTTGAGGCACATCGGTCTCGAGGTTCTCTGGTTTggaggccccttgcccttcgagCTGGCAAGGCACGCGAGCCACCAAGACaaaagtttcttcttcttctttagattCATCTCTCCGCCGGAAGAGCGAATCCGAAGTCGGTGCTCGAGCACTGGTGCTTTTTTTGGATTTGCGCATCAACCTTCTCCtcgttttctttttctccgagctcagAGAACTTGGAGCCCccttccttttcttctcttcagCCTATCTCGGAGTAGGGGACTCGGTAGGGAAGTTCTCGCCATCGGATGGAGGCCTCAGTTCTacatccttggataaacctgcaaaaagaaGTAAGGGTAGTAAGGACTTAACTAGGAATCCGAATATTACATACTCAGGGAAGgagtctcaccatgggaacgggacTCCCAACGGCCTTTCGAGAGCTTGCGCCACGATCGCTCGGAGTATGGCATTTGTGATACGATACACTCGACCCACTTCTTGAGTCGAGGGACAGCATCTGGGACCCGAGCGGCGGCTGCGACACCCCAAAGAACCgataaagaagaaggaaaaaaagcataaaatcgacTTTCGAAAGTAAAAGTGTACTTACGTGATatattccacttctcagggaacggCATACGCTCAGTCGGAATCaagtccgaagtcctcactcggaAAAAATGGCCTTGCCAGCCCCGATCCCGATcttcatcaatactcgagaacgaggctttactggcccgacgcacaagctttatcagtccccccccccctcctctcccagaagattcggggactgtataagaGGATAAGATAGTCGATGGTGAACAAACAGCCATCGATCTTACTCACAAAGAACCGGAGGAGGATCGCAATCCTCCAGAGTGAAGGATGAATTTGATTGAGGCATACCTCGTATCTCTTACAGAAATCGATGATGACTGGGTCCACTGGGCCtagtgtaaagggataagtgtaaacactcaagtatccctcgacatgggtgaTAATAGCTTCATCAGGATCGGGAACCACTATGTCCTTATTGGCCCAATTGTAGTCCTTTCAGACCACGGGGAGGACATCTTCAGTGATCGAGCAAatgtacctcgagacctcctcacaccggcctTGTACGGAGGAAAGTTTTTAACCTTAAAATTAATATTGATCGGGCATCCCCcagggatgaacattttcaaagggggTTCCGGTACTGGTTCATCAACGGCAGTGCGTGAAACATTCTCCTCGGTCTCAGTAGCCAGCCGTGAAGTAGAAAGGTTTCTTTCTGAGGAACGATTTtagaagtctttgccatttctttaaaaatgaagggaaaatggagaaagaaaggaaattgaaggATTGTACTTGTTGGCTTAAGATGAAGATGGACAAGATTTCTTGCAAAGGATCTCAAATAACCGGAGTAAGAGTGCTAGAAAATATTGAAATCTTaaaggtacgagggtagaaggtttggatgtaaagttaaaatgGACAAAGAAAGAggtatttatagtatttcagCGACGGTTCGCATTCAGGAATGGCCGACCGGCGACTggcatgcatttaatgccattaagacttgattGACGAGACGTTTTGGTTGTTTTGTCATTTATGTCACGGGGTATCGAAGTAAGGATCGGAATctcatgtcgtttctcatcgtctactctccgaaaaacaagaggactatctgtatacggtcgaaatcgaacTCGTGGTGCATCCTAGCCTCCGACATGGTAAGCCAAGCTCGAGGCATGACAATAAAGAACCGAAGATCGACCCGTAGTCCCACCGGACTGGAACCTGCGGGCAGgacgcctgccttcgagaatatagaggccatgatcccggaatcggtcctagcctcgaacgacttcgaagaaacattgtcagcataaccaacagaagaccgaaatatccgtgaccggccggATGTTACAGCGGGGATCTCGACACGTATCAATAAAGAACCCGCAATCAGTAAATcaaaagattttttaccttttatagaattgtgcCTAAAGTAGGATTCTTTTGCTATATAAAGCGGGTCTCATAACTCATaaaggatattgtaacacacacTCAAAAGCACtacattattattttctctgtctttaagctcttgttcttctgtATCTTGATATCGATCGTGGTAAATCCGGCTCGAGGGTGATTGTTCCTTCAAGGCTGAAATtatccaattcgtgtggtttgaatttatttagtcattatttattcaattgcaacttaatttatcgctttgtgtcaagttaatccgcgtatccttaaaatcacttacaaatttaattgttatccgattttgagggtaaacaattatATATAGTTTATATGTATCTTTACAAATTAGAGTACTAGAGGAAACATGTTCCACGGAAATATTACAGTGATCCATAGTTTGATCAATTTATGAACTATCCATAGTTTGAGTCTTATCAACCACATTTATGTGCTTTTGTTTCTCACAATCTCGAACTATTTTGAAATAGTTATTAATTTGTGAAGATAACAGATAAAGAAAGAGCACTCATAATTCAAATTATTGATattgtagtttaatatttaaattATGGTCAATAATATACTTTTGTGCCATTGATGATTTGTTGACTCCGGTAATTATAAGTTGTGAGAAAGTCCTGACGATTCACGAAAAGTTTTCAGCAAGAATCCTGAAGGATCACGGAAATTCTCCAGCATTGTGGTTGGATTCCTGGTGCTTCAAAATTCTAGCGATTATCAAAATCGCTTTCGAAAATTCTAACCGCCGTGCTTCAAAATTCTGATTGGAGGCTGTTTTTTTACAATTTTTCTTAACTGGATCAAAATTTTAAACAAAGGTCAAGTTTAGGTTGTTGTCTAGCCCAAATTATCATGGATTCCATTTGAGAAGCAGTGCCATAATGGTGGATTTAGCTCTAACGAAAAGGGATTTCCGTCATAATAACTAGGGGTAAACGTGGGCTGCGGCATGAAGTTTGAGAATAACAAAAGACCAATCATGGTCCAAGTATTACAAATCTAGCTCTACTCCGGACTGGACTCAGGCAGCAAATGGGGTGATTTGCACAAATAGGACACTTTCGTGTCACTCTTAGTTATTTTACCCTTATTCCATGGGCACTTCAGTTTAACAATTGTTATTCATCGCTTgtcaatatttttttattttttaccttAAAGGTTTGCCGATGAGACAAGCAGGGATCAAAAAATTAAAACTATACATTTTCAATGTCATTGGGTATAATTTCCTAGACTGGGCGCAGGCAACAAATGGCTTTCCGAAAGCCTTATACAACATATTTGTCTTTAAATTTTAGAAACTATAATAATAAAGTGCGCGctttcatcaaaattttattcactTTTTTCCCAAGATCTTAATttatagtttttttaaaaaataaagtgaAAATAAGCTTAGTAAAGATAATAAACTAAACAGGTAAATCACTAGAAGCCCACACTAAAACCCAGTGAACGGGTATAAAGAAGtcaaaaattagtattttgatccAGAAAACCTTTTCTTATTATGGTTTTTAAACCTCAAGCCGACAATGCATTAGTACAATAGTACATTTAGTAAATATTAAGATACAACTGCTGTATATTATCGAAACAACGTATCGAAGCAATTGCAGCGAAGAATTGATCTGAACTAAGAGTGAAGCTAATTCGTAACATCATTTGTCCAAGAATGAGGTTAAAGCACATTGATTTTGGCAAAATCTCAAGAAACATCATTGAGctaataacacacaaaaattccaTAGAAAATTTCTTCATTAGTGGGACTCTACTTCATCAACATCATGATCAGAGGTTCTAATTTCAGCAGCATTTGCCAACAAACCATCAAGGTACTGCTGATACAGATATGATACAAAACCCCATAAGCCTAAAACCAACGAAACTAACTTCAAACCGCTCACACTATCATGCAAAAGTACAACAGCTGATATTTGAGTAAGAGGAGACCCTAGAATTAAAATCACATTGCTGAACAAGGAAGATACCTTGAAAATCAATCCAATAGAACCTAGAGTTTGTGCTTGAGAAAATATAGTTCCTAAACCCAAGTACACAACATATGACACTTTCCCTAATTTATACTCTTCCATTTCTTTCTCCAAATTCCTCCAATCCCCACTAGCAAAAAGCCCTGTTAAACCAACAAGTGTTGCAATAAAGCATTGACAAATTGTCATTTGCATAACAACTTTAAAAGATCCCTTCTTTAATATTTTCTGAAATGTTAATTCTGTTAAAGAACCAAGCAAACCAAAGCCAGCAGCTCCAACAATTGTAGCCAAAAAACCTATCAAAAATCCAGGTAAAGAGATTTCTTTTTCGTCAGTTGACGACTCATTTTGGAAAATAATGAGCACAGAGGATAAAGTAAGAAGCACGACAGAATTAAGTATAGGTGGTGTAATTTTTTGCCCATTGAAGAGGAAAGAAAAGATGGCGTTGAACGCTAACTGAGTAGAAGAAATTAAGGAATAAGTAGAAGCTGGAAGGTATTGTAAACCAACCGAATATAGCAAGCTGTTTGCTGCTAGAAGTAAACCAAGAAAGGCACAAACTAATGCAGAAACCAAATTATAACTAGAAGAAGGCTGCTCTATATTGTTAACTTCTTGTGGTTCTTTCTTATTAATATCTGTGTTGGAATAAAAGCAAAGGAGAGGGACAAGTACAGGGAAACCAGCAAAAGGTACAAGTGTAGCTATCCATTTGCTCTTACCACCGTAGTCGTAGTAAACTTTACCCAATAGTGTTACAACTATTTGGCCCGAGAGGACCAAGAATATAAAGATGGATATTTGGAGCCATAATTTGAGCTTATAACTTGAGTCAGGAAATGTGTCTGTGTTTTCATATATTGGCTCTATATCTTCTGCTTCCTCACCTGGTTGATTAAATCATAAATTTTGAAATAGTAAGATACTTTTGGAAACTAGAAAATgactgaaaaagaagaagaaaaagtagAGGAATT containing:
- the LOC104102537 gene encoding probable purine permease 10; translation: MEGSAHQNLLHFTSEEAEDIEPIYENTDTFPDSSYKLKLWLQISIFIFLVLSGQIVVTLLGKVYYDYGGKSKWIATLVPFAGFPVLVPLLCFYSNTDINKKEPQEVNNIEQPSSSYNLVSALVCAFLGLLLAANSLLYSVGLQYLPASTYSLISSTQLAFNAIFSFLFNGQKITPPILNSVVLLTLSSVLIIFQNESSTDEKEISLPGFLIGFLATIVGAAGFGLLGSLTELTFQKILKKGSFKVVMQMTICQCFIATLVGLTGLFASGDWRNLEKEMEEYKLGKVSYVVYLGLGTIFSQAQTLGSIGLIFKVSSLFSNVILILGSPLTQISAVVLLHDSVSGLKLVSLVLGLWGFVSYLYQQYLDGLLANAAEIRTSDHDVDEVESH